A genomic stretch from Sphaerodactylus townsendi isolate TG3544 linkage group LG15, MPM_Stown_v2.3, whole genome shotgun sequence includes:
- the ATP5MC1 gene encoding ATP synthase F(0) complex subunit C1, mitochondrial, whose amino-acid sequence MQTPVALMASPALFRCCSRALSRPVSLSLLSRPETQTIQPFGASQLQLAHREFQTSTISRDIDTAAKFIGAGAATVGVAGSGAGIGTVFGSLIIGYARNPSLKQQLFSYAILGFALSEAMGLFCLMVAFLILFAM is encoded by the exons ATGCAGACTCCAGTAGCTCTCATGGCCTCGCCAGCACTG ttTCGCTGCTGTTCTCGAGCTCTGAGCAGACCAGTCTCTCTGTCTCTATTGAGTAGGCCAGAGACTCAAACTATACAG CCTTTTGGTGCTTCCCAGCTTCAGCTGGCTCATCGGGAATTCCAGACCAGCACCATCTCCCGCGATATTGATACTGCGGCTAAATTCATTGGTGCTGGTGCAGCCACAGTGGGAGTGGCTGGCTCAGGGGCTGGGATTGGCACAGTGTTTGGCAGTTTAATCATTGGTTATGCCAG GAATCCATCCCTCaagcagcagctgttttcttATGCTATCCTGGGATTTGCCCTTTCAGAGGCCATGGGCTTATTCTGTCTGATGGTGGCATTCCTCATCCTGTTTGCCATGTAA